From Corynebacterium frankenforstense DSM 45800, the proteins below share one genomic window:
- the ppk2 gene encoding polyphosphate kinase 2: MSAQATTGEHGTVDEPTDPPKLNKKAYEKELKRLQAELVDMQQWVVETGARLVIIMEGRDAAGKGSAIKRITQYLNPRTCRIEALPAPNSREKGQWYFQRYVERLPTAGEIVIFDRSWYNRAGVERVMGFCTSEEYRRFLHQAPIFERLLVEDGIMLRKYWFSVSDEEQIARFRSRRNDPLRRWKLSPMDLQSITRWEDYSRAKDEMFIHTDIPAAPWYTVESEDKKRSRINVISHLLSTVPYEKIDRPLPEIPSRPVSDNDYERPPRKEFRYVPDVAAKLEKGKVKAGKSGKSGKAKKSKKNRKD; encoded by the coding sequence ATGAGCGCACAAGCCACCACCGGCGAGCACGGCACCGTCGACGAGCCCACCGACCCGCCCAAGCTGAACAAGAAGGCCTACGAGAAGGAGCTCAAGCGGCTCCAGGCCGAGCTGGTCGACATGCAGCAGTGGGTCGTCGAGACGGGCGCGCGGCTCGTGATCATCATGGAGGGCCGCGACGCCGCCGGTAAGGGCTCGGCGATCAAGCGCATCACCCAGTACCTCAACCCGCGCACGTGCCGCATCGAGGCGCTGCCCGCCCCGAACTCACGGGAGAAGGGCCAGTGGTACTTCCAGCGCTACGTCGAGCGCCTGCCCACCGCCGGCGAGATCGTCATCTTCGACCGCTCCTGGTACAACCGGGCCGGCGTCGAGCGCGTGATGGGCTTCTGCACCTCCGAGGAGTACCGCCGGTTCCTGCACCAGGCGCCGATCTTCGAGCGCCTGCTCGTCGAGGACGGCATCATGCTGCGCAAGTACTGGTTCTCCGTCTCCGACGAGGAGCAGATCGCCCGCTTCCGCTCCCGGCGCAACGACCCGCTGCGCCGCTGGAAACTCTCCCCGATGGACCTGCAGTCCATCACCCGGTGGGAGGACTACTCGCGCGCCAAGGACGAGATGTTCATCCACACCGACATCCCGGCCGCGCCCTGGTACACGGTCGAGAGCGAGGACAAGAAGCGCTCGCGCATCAACGTCATCTCGCACCTGCTGTCGACCGTGCCCTACGAGAAGATCGACCGGCCGCTGCCGGAGATCCCCTCGCGGCCCGTCTCCGACAACGACTACGAGCGCCCGCCGCGCAAGGAGTTCCGCTACGTGCCCGACGTGGCCGCGAAGCTGGAGAAGGGCAAGGTCAAGGCAGGGAAGTCCGGGAAGTCCGGCAAGGCCAAGAAGTCGAAGAAGAACAGGAAGGACTGA
- a CDS encoding ABC-F family ATP-binding cassette domain-containing protein: MENLINLENVSQSYGLKTLLDGVSLGVQTGDRIGVVGLNGGGKTTLLEILAGIIEPDSGRVSHNRDLDMAVVTQRAELDPEATVADVVLAPLGVATFEWASNARVREVLGGLGVAELGLETPVGSLSGGERRRVSLAAALVRDLDLVLLDEPTNHLDVEGVQWLADHLLARRVAVVVVTHDRWFLDTVANHTWEVHDGTVDVYEGGYNDWTFARAERARQADAAEQRRRNLARKELAWLRRGAPARTSKPRYRIEAAEALIADVPAPRDTVELTAFSKRRLGKRVIDLEDARVETPDGRTLVEDLTWRLGPGERIGLVGVNGSGKTTLLRVLAGAYPLAAGKRVEGQTVRLGWLRQELDDLDGDRRLIDAVEDVATYVQLGKKELSASQLAERLGFSAKRQRTFIRDLSGGERRRLQLTRVLMAEPNVLLLDEPTNDLDIDTLQELEDLLDGWAGTLVVVSHDRYLIERIADSTWALFGDGELTNLPGGIEQYLAARRAAGAGGGGPVDLSGAGGAGGAGGATRPQEQEQEQEKPAPKLSGKEYHELSKKLGRLEREMTKHSTRIEELEAEMARVAQDPEGPDTARLTELDGELRAVREKHSEAETEWLATAEEMEG; this comes from the coding sequence ATGGAGAACCTGATCAACCTGGAGAACGTCTCCCAGTCCTACGGGCTCAAGACCCTGCTCGACGGCGTCAGCCTCGGCGTACAGACCGGCGACCGCATCGGTGTGGTCGGCCTCAACGGCGGCGGCAAGACCACCCTGCTGGAGATCCTGGCCGGCATCATCGAGCCGGACTCCGGGCGCGTGAGCCACAACCGCGACCTGGACATGGCCGTGGTGACGCAGCGCGCCGAGCTCGACCCGGAGGCCACCGTCGCCGACGTCGTGCTCGCCCCGCTGGGCGTGGCCACCTTCGAGTGGGCCTCGAACGCGCGGGTGCGCGAGGTCCTCGGCGGCCTCGGTGTGGCCGAGCTGGGCCTGGAGACCCCCGTCGGCTCGCTCTCCGGCGGTGAGCGCCGGCGCGTGAGCCTGGCCGCCGCGCTGGTGCGCGACCTGGACCTGGTGCTGCTCGACGAGCCGACCAACCACCTCGACGTCGAGGGCGTGCAGTGGCTGGCCGACCACCTGCTGGCCCGCCGGGTCGCCGTGGTCGTCGTCACGCACGACCGCTGGTTCCTCGACACCGTGGCCAACCACACCTGGGAGGTCCACGACGGCACCGTCGACGTCTACGAGGGCGGCTACAACGACTGGACCTTCGCGCGCGCCGAGCGCGCCCGGCAGGCCGACGCCGCCGAGCAGCGCCGCCGCAACCTGGCCCGCAAGGAGCTGGCCTGGCTGCGCCGGGGCGCGCCGGCGCGCACCTCGAAGCCGCGCTACCGCATCGAGGCCGCCGAGGCGCTCATCGCCGACGTGCCCGCCCCGCGCGACACCGTCGAGCTGACCGCGTTCTCGAAGCGCCGGCTGGGCAAGCGCGTCATCGACCTCGAGGACGCCCGCGTGGAGACCCCGGACGGGCGCACGCTGGTCGAGGACCTGACCTGGCGGCTGGGCCCGGGCGAGCGCATCGGACTGGTCGGCGTCAACGGCTCCGGCAAGACGACGCTGCTGCGCGTGCTCGCCGGCGCGTACCCGCTGGCCGCGGGCAAGCGCGTCGAGGGCCAGACGGTGCGGCTGGGCTGGCTGCGCCAGGAGCTCGACGACCTCGACGGCGACCGCCGCCTCATCGACGCCGTCGAGGACGTGGCCACCTACGTCCAGCTGGGCAAGAAGGAGCTCTCGGCCTCGCAGCTGGCCGAGCGCCTCGGCTTCTCCGCCAAGCGCCAGCGCACCTTCATCCGCGACCTCTCCGGCGGCGAGCGCCGCCGCCTGCAGCTGACCCGTGTGCTCATGGCCGAGCCGAACGTGCTGCTGCTCGACGAGCCGACCAACGACCTGGACATCGACACCCTCCAGGAGCTCGAGGACCTCCTCGACGGCTGGGCGGGCACGCTCGTCGTCGTCTCCCACGACCGCTACCTCATCGAGCGCATCGCGGACTCGACCTGGGCGCTCTTCGGCGACGGCGAACTGACCAACCTGCCCGGCGGCATCGAGCAGTACCTCGCCGCCCGGCGTGCGGCCGGGGCCGGGGGCGGCGGCCCGGTGGACCTCTCCGGCGCCGGCGGTGCCGGCGGTGCCGGCGGCGCGACCCGGCCCCAGGAGCAGGAGCAGGAGCAGGAGAAGCCCGCGCCGAAGCTGAGCGGCAAGGAGTACCACGAGCTGTCCAAGAAGCTCGGCCGCCTCGAGCGCGAGATGACCAAGCACTCCACGCGCATCGAGGAGCTCGAGGCCGAGATGGCGCGGGTGGCCCAGGACCCCGAGGGCCCGGACACCGCGCGGCTGACCGAGCTCGACGGCGAGCTGCGCGCGGTGCGCGAGAAGCACTCGGAGGCCGAGACCGAGTGGCTGGCCACCGCCGAGGAGATGGAGGGCTAG
- a CDS encoding putative quinol monooxygenase — protein MILINVKFRPKPEYVENFREKVADFTDASRAEEGNIFFDWFRNTDDPEEYILVEAFHDDAAEAHVGSDHFKAAQELFPQLLTRTPEIINTLIEGKTEWDAMAEFKVD, from the coding sequence ATGATTCTCATCAACGTCAAGTTCCGTCCGAAGCCCGAGTACGTGGAGAACTTCCGCGAGAAGGTCGCCGACTTCACCGACGCCTCGCGCGCCGAGGAGGGCAACATCTTCTTCGACTGGTTCCGCAACACCGACGACCCGGAGGAGTACATCCTCGTCGAGGCCTTCCACGACGACGCCGCCGAGGCGCACGTGGGCAGCGACCACTTCAAGGCCGCCCAGGAGCTGTTCCCGCAGCTCCTGACCCGTACCCCGGAGATCATCAACACGCTGATCGAGGGCAAGACCGAGTGGGACGCGATGGCCGAGTTCAAGGTCGACTGA
- a CDS encoding DUF5808 domain-containing protein, protein MTRAAAGWLAATALVLVATVAFAASYYAAVPDPMPVHWGAGGPDGFQRKTPAGFLGLHALAPGILLVVQAGGAALIRVQARAAGSLDERAHRLYQRALGSFMTGVSLVCALFVHGLSRTAAGDDAALWRVLSSGWFFAAGLVVLLAWLALGFRGTGVVYFDRGDERVLVEHRGGTGVTLNFARPGAWGILAALLAPAALVTLLAVFAG, encoded by the coding sequence ATGACGCGCGCGGCCGCCGGCTGGCTGGCGGCGACGGCCCTGGTCCTCGTGGCCACCGTCGCCTTCGCCGCCTCCTACTACGCCGCCGTGCCGGACCCGATGCCCGTGCACTGGGGTGCGGGCGGCCCCGACGGCTTCCAGCGCAAGACCCCGGCCGGTTTCCTCGGGCTGCACGCGCTGGCCCCGGGGATCCTGCTGGTGGTCCAGGCCGGCGGCGCGGCGCTGATTCGTGTGCAGGCGCGGGCGGCCGGGAGCCTCGACGAGCGGGCCCACCGCCTGTACCAGCGCGCGCTCGGCTCCTTCATGACGGGCGTGAGCCTCGTGTGCGCGCTCTTCGTCCACGGGCTGTCGCGCACCGCCGCCGGGGACGACGCCGCGCTGTGGCGGGTGCTGTCCTCCGGCTGGTTCTTCGCGGCCGGCCTCGTGGTACTGCTCGCGTGGCTGGCTCTCGGTTTCCGGGGCACCGGGGTGGTCTACTTCGACCGCGGGGACGAACGCGTGCTCGTCGAGCACCGCGGCGGCACCGGGGTGACGCTCAACTTCGCCCGGCCCGGGGCGTGGGGGATCCTCGCCGCGCTGCTGGCGCCCGCGGCGCTGGTCACGCTGCTCGCCGTGTTCGCGGGCTAG
- a CDS encoding alpha/beta hydrolase: MGRISRLWFSFRLDPWGLVGAGLMFMLGLTPSLLPRDFFYQGVVSGIAAGIGYVTALGVHQVWRRWIHPRLGGAVERLDRLSERTRMRLEVAETVLVVAVVIGWVLFAVRWQHAIAALTGAEAYSVWTFFLVVPVGFAVFLAMVALGRLLRRLAHAITARLPVSERDRRGLGRRLVGWTAVVLLCVFAVERVIPGTAVRVGEAVFAGRDADPEPGVHAPAEAERSGSPESAVAFDTLGTQGMRFVDGGLRAHELEEVSGRPAREPVRVYAGLRSAADVRERAELLIDELERTGARDREALLLVMTTGTGWVNPHAAQAFEALYGGDTAVAAAQYSYLPSAFHFLAGGQRVQEAGREMITPVVDWWNRLPEDDRPRLYLYGESLGSSAVESAFSGMRDIANSVDGILLTGPPNFNPLWRTFVDRRDPGTREVDPEYSAGLVVRFAQDAAEVRGLSDDDVEWGPTRMLYIQHASDPVVWWSPQLLFTEPDWLREPAGADRLPGMTWLPVVTFLQVSADLPVSQNVPQGHGHNYGDALVAGFAAVGGIDDAARVADAERTLGAVVAATSSS; this comes from the coding sequence GTGGGCCGGATCTCCCGGCTCTGGTTCAGCTTCCGGCTGGACCCGTGGGGACTCGTCGGCGCGGGCCTGATGTTCATGCTGGGGCTCACGCCCTCGCTCCTGCCGCGCGACTTCTTCTACCAGGGCGTGGTCTCCGGCATCGCCGCCGGCATCGGCTACGTCACCGCCCTCGGCGTGCACCAGGTGTGGCGCCGGTGGATCCACCCGCGCCTGGGCGGCGCCGTCGAGCGCCTCGACCGGCTCTCCGAGCGCACCCGCATGCGACTCGAGGTCGCCGAGACCGTCCTCGTGGTCGCCGTCGTCATCGGCTGGGTGCTCTTCGCCGTGCGCTGGCAGCACGCCATCGCCGCGCTGACGGGCGCGGAGGCCTACTCGGTGTGGACGTTCTTCCTGGTCGTGCCCGTCGGCTTCGCGGTCTTCCTGGCCATGGTCGCCCTGGGCCGGCTGCTGCGCCGGCTGGCGCACGCGATCACCGCGCGGTTGCCCGTCTCCGAGCGCGACCGCCGCGGGCTCGGCCGGCGCCTGGTCGGCTGGACGGCCGTGGTGCTGCTGTGCGTCTTCGCCGTCGAGCGCGTCATCCCGGGCACGGCGGTGCGCGTCGGCGAGGCCGTCTTCGCGGGCCGCGACGCGGACCCGGAGCCCGGCGTGCACGCCCCGGCCGAGGCCGAGCGCTCCGGCTCGCCGGAGTCCGCGGTCGCCTTCGACACCCTGGGCACCCAGGGCATGCGCTTCGTCGACGGCGGCCTGCGCGCCCACGAGCTCGAGGAGGTCTCCGGGCGGCCCGCCCGCGAGCCCGTGCGCGTCTACGCGGGCCTGCGCAGCGCGGCCGACGTGCGCGAGCGCGCGGAGCTGCTCATCGACGAACTCGAGCGCACCGGCGCGCGCGACCGGGAGGCGTTGCTGCTGGTGATGACCACGGGCACCGGCTGGGTCAACCCGCACGCCGCGCAGGCCTTCGAGGCGCTCTACGGCGGGGACACCGCCGTCGCCGCGGCGCAGTACTCCTACCTGCCCTCGGCCTTCCACTTCCTCGCCGGCGGCCAGCGCGTCCAGGAGGCCGGCCGCGAGATGATCACCCCCGTGGTCGATTGGTGGAACAGACTGCCCGAGGACGACCGCCCGCGCCTCTACCTCTACGGCGAGTCGCTGGGCTCCTCGGCGGTCGAGTCCGCCTTCTCCGGCATGCGCGACATCGCCAACTCCGTCGACGGGATCCTCCTGACGGGCCCGCCGAACTTCAACCCGCTGTGGCGCACCTTCGTCGACCGCCGCGACCCGGGCACCCGCGAGGTCGACCCGGAGTACTCCGCGGGCCTGGTCGTCCGCTTCGCGCAGGACGCCGCCGAGGTGCGGGGCTTGAGCGACGACGACGTCGAGTGGGGCCCGACGCGCATGCTCTACATCCAGCACGCCTCCGACCCGGTGGTGTGGTGGTCGCCGCAGCTGCTGTTCACCGAGCCGGACTGGCTCCGGGAGCCGGCCGGGGCGGACCGCCTGCCCGGCATGACCTGGCTGCCCGTGGTCACCTTCCTGCAGGTCTCGGCAGACCTGCCCGTCAGCCAGAACGTCCCGCAGGGCCACGGCCACAACTACGGCGACGCCCTCGTCGCCGGCTTCGCCGCCGTCGGCGGGATTGACGACGCCGCGCGCGTGGCCGACGCCGAGCGCACGCTCGGCGCGGTCGTGGCCGCGACGTCGTCAAGCTAA
- a CDS encoding 4-(cytidine 5'-diphospho)-2-C-methyl-D-erythritol kinase — translation MADAVSVRAHAKVNLFLGVGERRADGFHELSTVFQAVSLHDDVTVTAGSDEVTVAGLDAERVPADPTNLAARAARAVAEHVGCETELGVHIDKGIPTAGGMAGGSADAAGALVAADRLLDAGLGEAELLEMAAELGSDVPFTLRGGTALGTGRGEKLVPVLARGTFHWVFAISARGLSTPEVFAKLDELRAAGKAPGPRTDATAVLSAVAAGDARALAEAMHNDLEAAAFSLRPDLRRLREAAREAGALRAMLSGSGPTMAFLCASGADAEAVADELTGANLCRAAFVAEGPRPGVVGLDW, via the coding sequence ATGGCGGATGCGGTGAGCGTGCGCGCGCACGCCAAGGTCAACCTCTTCCTCGGGGTGGGGGAGCGGCGCGCCGACGGCTTCCACGAGCTGTCCACCGTCTTTCAGGCCGTCTCGCTTCACGACGACGTGACGGTCACCGCCGGGAGCGACGAGGTCACCGTCGCCGGACTCGACGCCGAGCGCGTGCCGGCCGACCCGACCAACCTCGCCGCCCGCGCGGCGCGCGCCGTCGCGGAGCACGTGGGGTGCGAGACGGAGCTGGGCGTGCACATCGACAAGGGCATCCCGACCGCGGGCGGCATGGCCGGCGGTTCCGCGGACGCCGCGGGCGCGCTCGTGGCCGCCGACCGGCTGCTGGACGCCGGGCTCGGCGAGGCCGAGCTGCTCGAGATGGCCGCGGAGCTGGGCTCGGACGTGCCCTTCACCCTGCGCGGCGGTACGGCGCTGGGCACCGGGCGCGGCGAGAAGCTCGTGCCCGTGCTCGCCCGCGGCACCTTCCACTGGGTCTTCGCGATCTCGGCGCGGGGGCTGTCCACCCCGGAGGTCTTCGCCAAGCTCGACGAGCTGCGCGCGGCGGGCAAGGCCCCGGGCCCGCGCACCGACGCCACCGCGGTGCTCTCCGCCGTGGCCGCCGGCGACGCCCGCGCGCTGGCCGAGGCGATGCACAACGACCTCGAGGCCGCCGCGTTCTCGCTGCGTCCGGACCTGCGCCGGCTGCGCGAGGCTGCGCGGGAGGCCGGGGCGCTGCGCGCGATGCTCTCGGGCTCGGGCCCGACGATGGCGTTCCTGTGCGCCTCGGGGGCGGACGCGGAGGCCGTGGCCGACGAACTGACCGGCGCGAACCTGTGCCGCGCGGCGTTCGTGGCCGAGGGGCCGCGGCCCGGGGTGGTTGGCCTAGACTGGTGA
- the rsmA gene encoding 16S rRNA (adenine(1518)-N(6)/adenine(1519)-N(6))-dimethyltransferase RsmA, whose protein sequence is MPAQLLGPAEIRSLAERLDVTPTKKLGQNFVVDPNTVRRIVAAADVRADDHVVEVGPGLGSLTLGLLDAAARVTAVEIDPRLAAELPATVAWRAPEAAEHLEVLNRDALRIGAGELDAPDALVANLPYNVAVPVLLHMLATFPTIERVLVMVQAEVADRLAAAPGSWIYGVPSVKAAFYGEVRRAGAIGRNVFWPAPNVASGLVSVTRHAPGAVDWEPDEATRARVFPVVDAAFAQRRKTLRAALAGHFGSAAAAEGALVAAGIDPRQRGEKLGVADFVRLAGVE, encoded by the coding sequence GTGCCCGCGCAGCTGCTCGGGCCCGCCGAGATCCGCTCGCTCGCCGAGCGCCTCGACGTGACCCCGACCAAGAAACTCGGCCAGAACTTCGTCGTCGACCCGAACACGGTGCGCCGCATCGTCGCGGCCGCCGACGTGCGCGCGGACGACCACGTCGTCGAGGTCGGCCCCGGACTGGGTTCGCTGACGCTCGGCCTGCTCGACGCCGCCGCGCGCGTGACGGCCGTCGAGATCGACCCGCGCCTGGCCGCCGAGCTGCCCGCCACCGTCGCCTGGCGTGCGCCCGAGGCCGCCGAGCACCTGGAGGTGCTCAACCGCGACGCGCTGCGCATCGGCGCCGGTGAGCTCGACGCCCCGGACGCGCTGGTGGCCAACCTGCCCTACAACGTCGCCGTGCCGGTGCTGCTGCACATGCTGGCGACCTTCCCGACGATCGAGCGGGTGCTCGTGATGGTCCAGGCCGAGGTCGCCGACCGGCTCGCCGCCGCGCCCGGCTCCTGGATCTACGGGGTGCCCAGCGTGAAGGCCGCCTTCTACGGTGAGGTGCGCCGGGCCGGGGCGATCGGCAGGAACGTCTTCTGGCCGGCGCCCAACGTCGCCTCCGGACTCGTGTCCGTCACCCGCCACGCCCCGGGCGCGGTGGACTGGGAGCCCGACGAGGCGACCCGGGCGCGCGTCTTCCCCGTCGTAGACGCCGCCTTCGCCCAGCGCCGCAAGACCCTGCGCGCGGCACTTGCCGGGCACTTCGGCTCGGCCGCCGCGGCCGAGGGGGCCCTCGTCGCCGCCGGCATCGACCCGCGCCAGCGCGGCGAGAAGCTCGGCGTCGCCGACTTCGTCCGCCTCGCGGGGGTCGAGTGA